One Neisseria sicca genomic region harbors:
- a CDS encoding MliC family protein has protein sequence MKLKAVLAVAAVLSLGACAAPDYDDNDAPRHEHRHDHGDRNYDDRGQSSDRRSPQSFECENGLSVTVRNLDTNRVELSLDDKRAVLSSAVSGSGERYVSNRGLFGKGAEWHQKGSQAFFSFVDPYGNKVDTSCNQR, from the coding sequence ATGAAACTTAAAGCTGTATTGGCCGTAGCGGCTGTTTTGTCCTTGGGTGCTTGTGCTGCCCCTGATTATGATGATAATGATGCTCCTCGCCACGAGCACCGTCATGACCATGGAGATCGCAACTATGATGATCGTGGTCAGTCTAGCGACCGCCGTTCGCCCCAATCTTTTGAGTGTGAAAACGGTTTGTCTGTGACTGTACGCAATCTGGACACCAACCGCGTCGAGTTGAGCCTGGATGACAAACGCGCTGTCTTGTCTTCTGCGGTTTCCGGTTCCGGCGAGCGTTATGTTTCCAACCGCGGTCTGTTCGGTAAAGGTGCAGAATGGCATCAAAAAGGCAGCCAAGCCTTCTTCAGCTTCGTTGATCCTTATGGCAACAAAGTAGACACTTCTTGCAATCAGCGTTAA
- the ribH gene encoding 6,7-dimethyl-8-ribityllumazine synthase has translation MNIIAPNLDGAHLRIGIVQARFTNEIGSEMLKVCCRTLQELGVADNNITVATVPGALEVPLVLQNMAASEQYDALIAIGVVIRGETYHFELVSNESGSGVTRVGLDYNIPIANAILTTENDEQAVARIEEKAADAAKVAVECANLVNYLIEEQFDDEEE, from the coding sequence ATGAACATCATCGCCCCGAACCTCGACGGCGCACACCTGCGCATCGGCATCGTACAAGCCCGCTTTACCAACGAAATCGGCAGCGAAATGCTCAAAGTCTGCTGCCGCACCCTGCAAGAATTGGGCGTAGCCGACAACAACATCACCGTCGCCACCGTACCCGGCGCGCTCGAAGTACCGCTCGTCCTGCAAAACATGGCAGCCTCCGAGCAATATGACGCACTGATTGCCATCGGCGTCGTCATCCGTGGCGAAACCTACCACTTCGAACTCGTTTCCAACGAATCCGGTTCAGGCGTAACCCGTGTCGGACTCGACTACAACATCCCCATCGCCAACGCCATCCTGACCACCGAAAACGACGAACAAGCCGTCGCGCGCATTGAAGAAAAAGCCGCCGACGCCGCCAAAGTCGCTGTCGAATGCGCCAACCTCGTCAACTATCTGATCGAAGAGCAGTTTGACGACGAAGAAGAATAA
- the era gene encoding GTPase Era encodes MDIETFLQNESSHPADYRCGFVAIVGRPNVGKSTLMNHLIGQKISITSKKAQTTRNRVTGIYTDDTAQFVFVDTPGFQTKHRNALNDRLNQNVTEALSGVDAVVFVVEAMRFTDADRIVMKQLPTNTPVILVINKIDKNKAGSSGLQEFIDQISAEFKFAGHETVSAKHGLGIANLLARLRPYLPQSVPMYPEEMVTDRSSRFLATEIVREKLFRYLGEELPYAMNVEIEQFEEEENGLYRIYIAVLVDKDSQKAILIGKGGEKLKKISTEARLDMEKLFDTKVFLKVWVKVKSGWADDVRFLRELGL; translated from the coding sequence ATGGACATCGAAACCTTCCTGCAAAACGAATCCAGCCACCCCGCCGACTACCGCTGCGGCTTCGTCGCTATTGTCGGCCGCCCCAACGTCGGCAAGTCCACGCTGATGAACCACCTCATCGGGCAAAAAATCAGCATCACCAGTAAAAAAGCCCAAACCACGCGCAACCGCGTTACCGGCATTTACACCGACGACACCGCCCAATTCGTTTTCGTCGATACCCCCGGTTTCCAAACCAAACACCGCAACGCCCTGAACGACCGCCTCAATCAAAACGTCACCGAAGCGTTGAGCGGCGTCGATGCCGTTGTTTTCGTCGTCGAAGCCATGCGTTTTACCGATGCCGACCGTATCGTGATGAAACAACTGCCGACAAACACGCCCGTCATCCTCGTTATTAACAAAATCGACAAAAACAAAGCGGGCAGCAGCGGTTTGCAGGAATTTATCGACCAAATCAGCGCAGAATTCAAATTTGCAGGACATGAAACCGTCAGCGCCAAACACGGATTGGGCATCGCCAACCTGCTCGCGCGCCTCAGACCTTACCTGCCCCAAAGCGTGCCGATGTATCCGGAAGAAATGGTGACCGACCGTTCCAGCCGTTTCCTCGCCACCGAAATCGTGCGCGAAAAACTGTTCCGTTACCTCGGCGAAGAGCTGCCCTACGCCATGAATGTGGAAATCGAACAATTCGAAGAAGAGGAAAACGGACTCTACCGAATCTACATCGCCGTATTGGTCGATAAAGACAGCCAAAAAGCCATCCTGATCGGCAAAGGCGGGGAAAAACTGAAAAAAATCTCCACCGAAGCCCGTCTCGATATGGAAAAACTGTTTGATACTAAAGTGTTT
- a CDS encoding DUF945 family protein — protein sequence MKKSIIATLVGIAALGGATVGGGIYADNKLKQEYYFQNNPDADKRLKITLDKFDMGLTSGKASWRGDITPDLCHQDTKFSIRGEDIITRGLNGYTIQTKLYLIGDDNKEIFRLDGNTVLSWGGELEGKLTALAGSLNIDSDEVKWETATLAVKGHKSNHQYHLDNFNFEWPGMTASHPDKPESPGYQFSLKNVKYQADMEKGDTTALRNGTSLFTVDSAAFKMGNQTFDFAVDKIKAGSKQSAKDNKYAMEGQSEVENFRINNIKFDRIHYNFNLRDINGEGIDRINKFFDRQGKECVDMNSPDTQKELMEAVKTFLKTGIKFDSKGNQIYLNNSAVKADADASIPPIEYKNDEQLQQDLLSKLKYNINAEVDKNFIREVLKLASQYDPNIKESDLDNVVKEMATALNAEVTEDKLIIKRSQ from the coding sequence ATGAAGAAAAGCATCATTGCAACATTAGTCGGCATCGCCGCACTGGGAGGAGCAACCGTTGGCGGCGGCATTTATGCCGACAACAAATTGAAACAGGAATACTATTTCCAAAACAATCCCGATGCCGACAAACGCCTGAAAATCACTCTGGATAAATTCGACATGGGCCTCACTTCGGGTAAAGCTTCATGGAGGGGCGACATCACGCCCGACTTGTGCCATCAGGACACAAAATTCTCAATACGAGGTGAGGACATCATTACCCGCGGTCTGAACGGCTACACCATCCAAACCAAACTCTATCTGATTGGAGATGACAATAAAGAAATATTCCGGTTGGACGGCAATACCGTGCTTTCTTGGGGTGGTGAATTAGAGGGCAAACTGACCGCACTGGCAGGCTCATTAAACATCGATTCCGACGAAGTCAAATGGGAAACGGCGACTTTGGCTGTCAAAGGCCACAAATCCAACCATCAGTACCATCTCGATAATTTCAATTTCGAATGGCCCGGCATGACTGCCTCACACCCTGACAAACCTGAAAGCCCGGGATACCAATTTAGCTTGAAAAACGTTAAATATCAGGCCGATATGGAAAAAGGTGACACCACTGCATTGCGCAACGGCACATCCCTCTTCACCGTAGACTCTGCCGCATTCAAAATGGGCAACCAAACCTTTGATTTCGCTGTCGACAAAATCAAAGCAGGAAGCAAACAGTCTGCAAAAGACAACAAATACGCTATGGAAGGACAAAGCGAAGTCGAAAACTTCCGCATCAACAACATCAAATTCGACCGCATCCATTACAACTTCAACCTCCGCGATATCAATGGCGAAGGTATCGACCGCATCAATAAATTCTTCGACCGTCAAGGTAAAGAGTGCGTCGATATGAACAGTCCCGACACACAAAAAGAACTGATGGAAGCCGTAAAAACCTTTTTAAAAACCGGCATCAAATTCGACTCAAAAGGCAATCAAATCTACTTGAACAACAGCGCGGTCAAAGCCGATGCAGACGCCTCCATTCCGCCTATCGAATATAAAAACGACGAGCAGCTTCAACAAGACCTCCTCAGTAAGCTGAAATACAACATCAACGCGGAGGTCGATAAAAACTTCATCAGAGAAGTGCTCAAACTGGCTTCTCAATACGATCCCAATATCAAAGAAAGCGATTTGGACAACGTCGTCAAAGAAATGGCAACCGCACTCAATGCCGAAGTCACCGAAGACAAGCTGATTATCAAACGCAGCCAATAA
- a CDS encoding YbdD/YjiX family protein yields MKRKLAAWWKTAKLTANLMAGVPDYENYVAQQRKHNPNAPVMTELQFQDYCRKRRCGANGGRCC; encoded by the coding sequence GTGAAGCGTAAACTCGCCGCTTGGTGGAAAACCGCCAAACTTACCGCCAATCTCATGGCAGGCGTGCCCGATTATGAAAACTACGTTGCCCAACAGCGCAAACATAATCCCAACGCCCCCGTCATGACCGAGCTGCAATTTCAAGACTACTGCCGCAAACGCCGCTGCGGTGCAAACGGTGGAAGATGTTGTTAA
- the nusB gene encoding transcription antitermination factor NusB translates to MKTPRRRARELAVQALYQAGINNTAAPEIAKNIQDQPDFAKADEELFNKLFFGTHTHAAEYIQQIRPLLDRDEKDLSPIERAVLLMACHELSAMPETPYPVIINEAIEVTKTFGGTDGHKFVNGILDKLAAQLRPNDPKRGNA, encoded by the coding sequence ATGAAAACCCCACGCCGCCGCGCCCGCGAGTTAGCCGTACAAGCCCTCTACCAAGCCGGCATCAACAACACCGCCGCCCCCGAAATCGCTAAAAACATCCAAGACCAGCCCGACTTCGCCAAAGCGGACGAAGAGCTGTTCAACAAACTCTTCTTCGGCACACACACCCATGCAGCCGAATACATCCAACAAATCCGCCCCCTGCTTGACCGCGACGAAAAAGACCTCAGCCCCATCGAACGCGCCGTCCTGCTGATGGCATGCCACGAATTGAGCGCGATGCCCGAAACCCCCTACCCCGTCATCATCAACGAAGCCATTGAAGTGACCAAAACCTTCGGCGGTACTGACGGACACAAATTCGTCAACGGCATCCTCGACAAACTCGCCGCCCAACTGCGCCCGAACGACCCGAAACGCGGCAACGCGTAA
- a CDS encoding IS630 family transposase (programmed frameshift): MAYSADLRNKALNYYEQCKNISQTAVTFNLSRNTLYLWIRLKKQTGSLKHQVTGLNAVKLDRQKLAQYVGQHPDAYLHEIAKHFDCTPAAVCYALKQMGMTRKKRPTTYKEQDPAKVTHYLTQLAEFSDYQRVYLDETGFDRYLFRPYARSPKGQIVKAQISGKRYRRLSLVSAQVGNRLIAPMVYQDTMTGVFFEAWFQQCLLPALTQKSVIILDNARFHRMGVLREMAEKWGHKVLPLAPYSPELNPIEKVWANIKRYLRTILSDYARFDDALLSYFKFN; encoded by the exons ATGGCATACTCTGCGGACTTAAGAAACAAAGCTTTAAACTATTACGAACAATGCAAAAATATCAGCCAAACCGCAGTAACGTTTAACTTGTCAAGAAACACGCTTTACCTGTGGATTCGCCTTAAAAAGCAAACAGGCAGCCTAAAACATCAAGTTACCGGTCTAAATGCCGTCAAATTGGATAGGCAAAAACTGGCTCAATATGTTGGGCAACACCCGGATGCCTATCTGCATGAAATCGCCAAACATTTTGATTGTACGCCAGCCGCCGTTTGCTATGCACTCAAACAGATGGGGATGACGCGCAAAAAAAGAC CCACCACTTACAAAGAACAAGATCCGGCCAAAGTAACGCATTATTTGACACAGCTGGCCGAATTTTCCGACTACCAACGCGTTTATTTGGATGAAACAGGATTTGACCGCTACCTGTTCCGTCCCTATGCCCGCAGCCCGAAAGGGCAAATAGTGAAAGCGCAGATAAGTGGAAAAAGATACCGACGCTTATCTCTGGTGTCCGCACAAGTCGGCAACCGGCTGATTGCTCCGATGGTTTATCAAGATACGATGACCGGAGTTTTTTTTGAAGCGTGGTTTCAGCAATGCCTACTGCCCGCATTGACTCAAAAATCGGTGATTATTTTAGATAATGCACGATTTCACCGTATGGGTGTCTTACGGGAAATGGCGGAAAAATGGGGACATAAGGTATTGCCTCTTGCACCTTATTCACCTGAGCTCAACCCGATTGAGAAGGTGTGGGCGAATATTAAGCGGTATCTGCGAACCATATTGTCTGATTACGCCCGATTTGACGATGCGCTACTGTCCTATTTTAAATTTAATTGA
- a CDS encoding carbon starvation CstA family protein translates to MKSLKTFLIWGIVVLVGVASFTTLAISRGEQVSAVWMVTAAVSVYCIAYRFYSLYIAKYVMQLDPNRLTPAERHNDGLDYVPTHKGVLFGHHFAAIAGAGPLVGPVLAAQMGYLPGTLWIIFGVVFAGAVQDMMVLFVSMRRDGKSLGDIVKQELGTVPGVIASIGILMIMVIIMAVLALIVVKALVHSPWGTFTIAATMPIALFMGIYTRYIRPGKIGEISIVGFILLMLAVIYGDNVAHSSIGHWFDLDGIQLTWAIMIYGFVASVLPVWLLLTPRDYLSTFLKIGTIVALAIGILIVSPALQMPAVTHFIDGSGPVFSGALFPFLFITIACGAVSGFHALISSGTTPKMLENETHVRMIGYGGMIMESFVAIMALAAASSLDPGVYFAMNSPAALIGTDANTAAEVITTKLQFPVDAATLLHTAKEVGENTILSRAGGAPTLAVGMAHIMSRLIPGEAMMAFWYHFALLFEALFILTAVDAGTRVARFMIQDLGSIFYKPFGNTDSIPANLIATFFAVALWGYFLYTGVTDPLGGINSLWPLFGIANQMLAGVALIMCAVVLIKMKRDRYVWVALVPAVGVLFVTCYAGLQKLFHSDPRVSFLAHAGKYSDALAKNEVLAPAKDIGEMAQIIFNDKINAGLTALFLSVVVIVAIYGVRTAMKARKVGWPTAKEIPAVYRDGKQPEAQGEA, encoded by the coding sequence ATGAAATCGCTCAAAACGTTCCTTATTTGGGGCATTGTGGTTTTGGTCGGCGTAGCGTCCTTTACCACTTTGGCCATCAGTCGGGGCGAGCAGGTCAGCGCGGTATGGATGGTCACCGCCGCCGTGTCGGTGTACTGCATCGCTTACCGTTTTTACAGTCTCTACATCGCCAAATATGTGATGCAGCTTGATCCGAACCGCCTCACGCCCGCCGAGCGGCACAATGACGGTTTGGACTATGTGCCGACACACAAAGGCGTATTGTTCGGACACCACTTTGCCGCGATTGCGGGCGCAGGTCCCTTGGTCGGTCCCGTGCTGGCTGCGCAAATGGGTTATCTGCCGGGTACGCTGTGGATTATCTTCGGCGTAGTGTTTGCCGGTGCAGTACAAGACATGATGGTCTTGTTCGTCTCCATGCGCCGCGACGGTAAGTCTTTGGGCGATATCGTAAAACAAGAACTCGGCACCGTCCCCGGCGTGATCGCGTCCATCGGTATTTTGATGATTATGGTCATCATCATGGCGGTGTTGGCGCTGATTGTGGTGAAAGCACTGGTTCACAGCCCTTGGGGTACGTTTACGATTGCCGCTACCATGCCGATTGCACTGTTTATGGGTATTTACACCCGCTATATCCGTCCGGGCAAAATCGGCGAGATTTCCATCGTCGGCTTTATCCTGCTGATGCTGGCGGTGATTTACGGCGACAATGTGGCACACAGCTCCATCGGTCATTGGTTTGACCTTGACGGCATCCAGCTCACTTGGGCGATTATGATTTACGGTTTCGTAGCATCGGTATTGCCGGTATGGCTGCTGCTGACTCCGCGCGACTATCTCTCTACCTTTCTGAAAATCGGTACGATTGTCGCCCTCGCCATCGGTATCCTTATCGTCAGCCCTGCGCTGCAAATGCCTGCCGTAACCCACTTTATCGACGGTTCCGGTCCGGTATTCTCAGGCGCATTGTTCCCGTTCCTATTCATTACCATCGCCTGTGGTGCGGTTTCAGGCTTCCACGCGCTGATTTCTTCCGGTACCACGCCGAAAATGCTGGAAAACGAAACCCACGTCCGCATGATCGGTTACGGCGGTATGATTATGGAAAGCTTCGTGGCGATTATGGCCTTGGCTGCCGCGTCATCGCTTGATCCCGGCGTGTACTTCGCTATGAACAGCCCCGCCGCCCTGATTGGTACAGATGCCAATACCGCCGCCGAAGTGATTACCACCAAGCTGCAATTCCCCGTTGATGCCGCAACCCTGTTGCACACCGCTAAGGAAGTGGGCGAAAACACCATCCTTTCCCGTGCGGGCGGTGCGCCAACCCTCGCAGTCGGTATGGCACACATCATGAGCCGCCTGATTCCGGGCGAAGCCATGATGGCATTCTGGTATCACTTTGCCCTGTTGTTTGAAGCCTTGTTCATCCTGACCGCCGTCGATGCCGGTACGCGCGTCGCACGTTTCATGATTCAAGACTTGGGCAGTATCTTCTACAAACCTTTCGGCAACACCGACTCCATCCCTGCCAACCTGATTGCGACCTTCTTCGCCGTGGCATTGTGGGGCTACTTCCTCTACACCGGCGTGACCGACCCGCTGGGCGGCATCAACTCGCTCTGGCCTTTGTTCGGCATCGCCAACCAAATGCTGGCAGGCGTAGCCTTGATTATGTGTGCCGTTGTGCTGATTAAGATGAAACGCGACCGTTATGTCTGGGTGGCACTCGTTCCCGCCGTCGGCGTACTGTTTGTAACCTGCTACGCCGGTCTGCAAAAACTGTTCCACAGCGACCCGCGCGTCAGCTTCCTCGCCCATGCCGGCAAATACAGCGACGCATTGGCTAAAAACGAAGTCCTCGCACCCGCTAAAGACATCGGCGAAATGGCGCAAATCATCTTCAACGACAAAATCAATGCCGGCTTGACCGCATTGTTCCTCTCCGTCGTCGTCATCGTTGCCATCTACGGCGTGCGTACTGCCATGAAAGCACGCAAAGTCGGCTGGCCGACCGCCAAAGAAATTCCGGCAGTGTACCGCGACGGCAAACAACCGGAGGCACAAGGTGAAGCGTAA
- the ykgO gene encoding type B 50S ribosomal protein L36, giving the protein MQVLSSLKTAKKRHRDCQIVRRKGKVYVICKSNPRFKARQR; this is encoded by the coding sequence ATGCAGGTTTTGTCTTCATTGAAAACGGCGAAAAAGCGCCATCGCGATTGTCAAATCGTTCGACGCAAAGGTAAAGTTTACGTCATCTGTAAAAGCAATCCCCGCTTCAAAGCCCGTCAGCGGTAA
- a CDS encoding type B 50S ribosomal protein L31: MKANIHPENYRTVLFYDSGANEGWLIRSCADTHGKTMVWNDGKEYPLFSLDTSSASHPVYTGKQRNVNTEGRASKFNQRFQSMISSFRKDK; the protein is encoded by the coding sequence ATGAAAGCGAATATCCACCCTGAAAATTACCGTACTGTGCTTTTTTACGACAGTGGTGCCAATGAAGGCTGGCTGATCCGTTCTTGTGCGGATACACACGGCAAAACGATGGTTTGGAACGATGGTAAAGAATATCCCTTATTTTCTTTGGATACGTCTTCTGCCTCGCATCCCGTCTATACGGGCAAACAGCGCAATGTGAATACCGAAGGCCGCGCCAGCAAGTTCAACCAAAGGTTCCAATCTATGATTTCGTCTTTTAGAAAGGATAAATAA
- a CDS encoding DUF2185 domain-containing protein: MNKFAQALSAALDRCIVTNTVAKQGEPVGFLYREAPVFENDSGWRFFSGDETDEYTDDPDNFSVVSLSEITQSNPAIAALITQPEGSAWEIGEDGEFQAVADWQPQE, from the coding sequence ATGAATAAATTTGCCCAAGCCCTCTCAGCCGCCCTCGACCGCTGCATCGTGACCAATACGGTAGCCAAACAAGGCGAACCCGTCGGCTTCCTCTACCGCGAAGCCCCCGTTTTCGAAAACGACAGCGGCTGGCGCTTCTTCAGCGGCGACGAAACCGACGAATACACCGACGATCCCGACAATTTCAGCGTCGTCAGCCTTTCCGAAATCACCCAGTCCAATCCCGCCATCGCCGCGCTGATAACCCAACCCGAAGGCAGCGCATGGGAAATCGGCGAAGACGGCGAGTTTCAAGCCGTTGCCGACTGGCAGCCGCAGGAATAA
- the rnc gene encoding ribonuclease III, which produces MKTDVLKQQAHAAIQNKLGYHFKDTALLQQALTHRSYHAKNNERFEFVGDSILNYTVAKMLFDAFPKLTEGELSRLRASLVNEGVLAEIALEMNVGDGLYLGAGELKSGGFRRPSILADAMEAMFAAVSFDADFAEAEKVVRHLFAERVKRADFKTQGKDNKTALQEALQARRLALPKYRIEEQIGHANDSMFLISCDLGELGFICKAQGSSRKVAEQQAAKEALQWLEQHHPLKKAKK; this is translated from the coding sequence ATGAAAACAGATGTGTTAAAACAGCAGGCGCATGCCGCCATTCAGAATAAACTGGGTTACCATTTCAAAGATACCGCGCTTTTGCAGCAGGCGCTGACCCACCGCAGCTACCATGCGAAAAACAACGAGCGTTTCGAGTTCGTTGGCGATTCGATTTTGAACTACACCGTCGCCAAAATGTTGTTTGACGCGTTCCCCAAGCTGACCGAAGGCGAGTTGTCGCGTTTGCGCGCGAGCTTGGTCAATGAAGGCGTGTTGGCGGAAATCGCTTTGGAAATGAATGTCGGTGACGGGCTTTATTTGGGCGCGGGCGAGTTGAAAAGCGGCGGATTCAGACGACCCTCCATCCTTGCCGATGCTATGGAAGCGATGTTTGCCGCCGTCAGCTTTGATGCGGATTTCGCCGAGGCGGAGAAAGTGGTGCGGCACTTGTTCGCCGAACGCGTCAAACGTGCCGATTTCAAAACGCAGGGCAAAGACAACAAAACCGCCCTGCAAGAAGCCCTCCAAGCCCGCCGCCTTGCCTTGCCCAAATACCGCATCGAGGAACAAATCGGTCATGCCAATGACAGTATGTTCCTGATTTCATGCGACTTGGGCGAACTCGGTTTTATCTGCAAAGCACAAGGCAGCAGCCGCAAAGTTGCCGAGCAGCAAGCTGCCAAAGAAGCGCTGCAATGGCTCGAGCAACACCACCCTTTGAAAAAAGCGAAAAAATAG